A window of Actinomadura viridis genomic DNA:
CCGCCTTCTGGAATCTGGGGTTCTGGATGACCTCCTGGAGCTTGCCGTTCCGGAGGTCCCGCTCGAACTTCTTGAGCTCCTTGTCACTGATCCCCTGAACGGCCATGGGGCTTTCCAGGGTGCGCGGGGTGTTCGCGAGGGCCGGGTACGACGACGTCAGGGTGAGGCCACCGGCCGTCACCGCCGCCACCAGCCAGGGGCGTTGTCTGATGCCCGGGCGCATGGCCCATTTTCTGCCGCGATTTCTCAATGTGCTTCCTCGTGGCTAGGCGAAACCGGCCGAAGCCGGGTCCTTCGGGAAACGCCGCGATGGCGGCAGGCCGTGGATACCCAGGCCAAACCTTGGATAGCGCATAGGAGACGGCATGATCATGCAAGAAAGCGCGAGAACGGATCGCCCTTTGCCTGCCATGCCGGAATGCAGTTTCGGGCACGGCGCGACATCCCGGCCGGTACGCGGTATTAGCACCTTCCGGATATCGGCGACCCGTGGACGCTTATCCCGGTCACTCTCATCGGGTCCGGCGCCAGGCGGCCCAGGCGCCGGTGTCCGTCCAGTTGATCTGGGTGAGCCGGAAGTTCCGCGGGGCCGCGGGCCAGCTCTTCCTGGCCGGCTGGTCGGGACGCCAGGGAACGACCACCAATGTCACGCGAGAGGGCAGTGTGGCCGCATTGAACCGATCGATCGGCACCAGGTGGTTGTGTGCCTGAAAGGCTTGGGACACCCAAATTCGCCATGGCATGTCGCGATAGTCGATGGCCACCACGTCATTCGCGGTCAGCCGGGCCGGGGCGAGGCTGGTGGCGACTTGCAGGCGATTTCCCCAGTAGCGGATGATGCGTTCCGAAACGGCGACCACGATGATCAGGTTCGCGGCGATGATCGCTGCGCCGAGCGCGGGGCCGACCCTGCGGTGCTTGAGGAAGAGCAGGGCCGCGAGTCCGGGCAGGACGGCCAGCGTCGCCCATCCCACCTTGAGCCCGTTCCAGCTCCAGGTCATGACGCTCATCTCGGGGAAGTCGAACACCCCGAAGAAGTCGGTGGAGAGCCGGCCGCCCGCGTACACCCGGACGATGACGCCGCTGACCACGGCCAGGGCCGCGGCGGCGCCGACGGCGCGGAGCAGGAGCGGACGCGAGGCCCGCATCGCGACGGCGCCGCCGGCCAGGAAGAGGACCGGTGCCAGGCAGGCCAGGTACCTGCCGTAGGCGAAGTTGGCGACCGTTCCCTCGTCGGGCACCGCGGCGGAGGTCGCCAGCGCGATGCCCGCCGTCGCCGCCAAGGCGACGCAGGCGGTCACCCGTGTCGCCACGGGCACGCCGCCGCGGGCCGCCACGACACCGGCGGCCACCAGGCCGACGCCCGCGATCCCCCAGGTGGAGACGATGAGGTACCAGACCTTGCCGGTGACCAGGCCCAGGGTCCAGCCCCAGCCGTCAAGGGTCGTCAGCCGCTCGAAGAGCCAGTCGCCGAGGGGCATGGCCCCGCCCGGGTAGATCTCCGAACGCACCCAGGCGTTCAAAAGCCATCCGGCGCCCATGCCTCCGGCGAGGACGCCGGTCGAGATGACGAGGTCGCGCCTGGTCGTCCAGCGCCGCACCAGTACGGCCACGAGAAGGCCGGCGTGGACCACGACGATGATCATTCCGCGGGTGTGGACGCTGGCGGAGTACGCGGCGAGAGCGGCGGCGGCGACTCCCCAGTCCTGACCGTCCCGGGATATCCAGGAGTGAACGCACAGCAGCCATCCGAGGACGATGACCGGGAATATCGCGTCGGTCAGCACGAATTGCCCGTAATACATGACCGAGGGCAGGAACCCGGTCACCATCGCCACCAGATAGGCGCGTACGGGAGGCACGTCGAGACGGCGCAGCGCCACATAGGCGAGCGCGAACACCGACGATCCCGCGAGCGCGTTGATGGCGAGGACGATCTGGTAGACCGTGGCCGGGTTCTCGCTGATGTGGTACGCGAGGGAGACCAGCAGGGGGTATCCGCCCTGGTAGAGCGCGCGTCCCGACAGGTCGCTGGACTCGCCGCCGGCGAGCAGGCGGCCCGCCAGGAGGTAGCCGGACTCGTCCGGAATGAGAATGGGTACCCGGTGATTCGCGATGAACGGCAGGCGGACCGCCAGCTGCAGGACCCATCCGGCCACGAACAGCACCGGCCACCAGGGCACCGTACGCGCCTTTTCGGGTGATCCCGGAGAAAGGCGTTCTGGTGCTTTCGTGCTCCCGACCACACTCATCGTGCCGTCACCCCCGAAGGCGCACAGGACCGGTCCACACGCCCTCATCCCCGTCTGTTCTCCACCCCGGCCCGGCCGATTAGGAACGGTAGCCGAACGGTATTGACCTCGGCGATCGTGCGGCTTGGCGTGTTTGCCGACAAACCATTCCGGGCGGCATCGAACTTCCACGCGCTTTGAGAAAAGGAGGGGCCGTCTTTGGGGTCGGCGACGCGGGCGGCGGTGCCGTGCCGGGCGCGGAAAGGTGGCGGCGCTCGGTCAGACGAGGTCGGCGTCGTGGACGAGCAGGGCGATCTGGGTGCGGTTGTCCAGGCCGAGCTTGCCGAGGACGCTGGAGACGTGCGCCTTGACCGTGGCCACCCCCATGAAGAGTTCCGCGGCGATCTCGGCGTTGGACCGGCCGCGCGCCACGGCCACCGCCACGTCGTGCTCGCGGGGGCTGAGGACGGCCAGCGCGTCGCGGGCCCGCTGGTAGGCGTCGGCCTGGCCGGCGGCGCGGTCCATCAGCCGCCGGGTGACGCGCGGCGACAGGATCGGGTCGCCGGCGGCGACCTGGCGGACGGCCTCCACGATCTTGGGTGGCGGGGTGTCCTTGAGGAGGAAGCCGGCGGCGCCGGCGCGCAGCGCGCGCAGGATGTCCTCGTCGGCGTCGAACGTGGTCAGCACGATCACCTCAGGTGGGTTCCGCCGGGCCCGCAGCCTGCGGGTGGCGGTGATGCCGTCCACCCGCGGCATCCGGAGGTCCATGAGGACGACGTCGGGGGCGTGGGCGTCGGCGGCGGCGGGCACCTCGTCGCCGTCGGCGGCCTCCCCCACCACGGTGATCCCGTGGATGCCGTCCAGCATCATCGCCAGGCCCGCGCGGACGAGGGCGTCGTCGTCCACCAGCAGGACGCGCAGGGGGCGGTTCACGCCGGCCATGGTAGCCACGCGCGCAGCCGGAACTCGCCGGCGGCCGTCTCGTGGTCGAGCCGACCGCCGGCCAGGTGCACCCGTTCGGTCAGCCCGACCAGGCCGGTGCCGGAACCGGGCGCGGCCGGTTCCGGTGCGCCCTCGCGCAGCGGGTTGCGGACGTCGATCACGAGCCTCTCGCCGGGCCGTCCCTCCAGCGTCACCCGGACGGGACGGCCCGCGGCGTGCTTGCGGGCGTTCGTCAGCGCCTCCTGGACGACGCGGTAGGCGGTCCGGCCCGCGGCGGCGGGCAGGGCGGCGGGTTCGACGACCGCGTCGCGCACCTCGACGCGCCCGCCGGCGTCGCGGGTCTCGTCGATCAGCCGGGGGACGTCGGCCAGGACGGGCTGTGGCCGCCCGCCCTCGCCGTACCCGTCCTCGTCGCGCAGGATGTTGATCACTTCGCGGAGTTCGTCGAGGGCCTGGTGGGCCCCGGCGCGGACCACACCGGCGGCGCGGGCGAGCCGTTCGGGCGGGGCGTCGGGGCGGTACTCCAGCGCCCCCGCGTACGTGGCGAGCAGGGACAGCCGGTGGGCCAGCACGTCGTGCATCTCCCTGGCCATCCGGGTCCGTTCGAGCATCCGGGCCTCGGCGATCCGGCGCCCCTGCTCGGCCTCGGCGCGGCGGGCCCGCTCGCGCAGCGAGGCGACGAGCGCGCGCTGCGCCCGGGCCACCGCGCCCCAGCCGGCCACCGCGCCGTACCCGGCCGTGATCAGGAGCAGCCACCAGCCGAACGAGATCCCGCCGGGGGGCCGCGCCAGGCCCTGGACGGCGTGCGCGGCGATCCCCGCCGCCACCACCGCGAGCACGGTCCGGAACCCGCGCCGCTCGGCGACCCACAGCGCGCCCAGCGTGGCGAGCGGGGTCGCGGCCGGTGACAGCGCCGCCAGGACGGCGAGTCCCAGCGCTCCGGCGACGGGCCACCGCCGCAGGGCGGGCAGGAGGGCGAGCCCCACGATGCCGCCCGCGAGGTCGAGCCACAGCGGCCCACGGCCGGTGGCGTAGCGGCCCCAGACCGTCACCGCGGCCAGGAGGCCCACCCCGGCGATCGCGGCCGCGTCGGCCACGGCCCGCCGCCGCCGGGCGTGCTCCGGCCCGCACTCATCGTCGCTGTTCACGGGGCGAGGCTAACCCGGGCCCGGCGGCGGGCGGCACCTACCAAAGTCGGTGTCCGCCCCGCCCGCGGGCGGACCGGGCACCGCCCCGCGCCCGATGCGGGAACCGCCCCGCGGGCCCGACGCTGAGGGCTCCAACCGTCCCACTCACCGAGGAGCACCCATGAACGAGACGACCACCCCTTCCCTGACCGGGCGCGGCCGTGCCGCGCGGCGGGCGCTGACGGTGGCCGGGGCCGCGGCGGCGGCCCTCGCCCTCTGGGCCCTGGCCGGGCCGGCCGCCGGGATCGACCTGACCGTCGGGTCCGGCGGAACGGCCCGTACGGTCGGGGCGGGCGCGGTCATCACGTCCGCCCTGGTCGCAGGGCTGGCGGCGTGGGCACTGCTGGCGTCGATGGAACGGTTCCTGCGGGCGCCGGCCCGGGTCTGGACGACGATCGCGGCCGTGGTGCTCGTGCTGTCGCTGGCCGGGCCGTTCACCGCCGGTGCCGGGACGGCCGGGACCCTCGTGCTCGGGGGCCTGCACCTGCTGGTGGGCGCGGTGCTCATCCCCGGCCTGGCGCTCACGGCGCGCGGCGCGTGACGCCCGCGCCCGCCGGGCTTCCGGAGGGGGCGGCGGGCGCCGAAAGGGCACCTGAAGGGGATCGTAAGGAGGACGGGGCATCGTCGTCCGCGTTGGAGGCCAACCGCCGTCGACCGAGAGGACGAGACCGATGCAGACCGCCGAGTTCGAGATCATCCGTGGCTTCGACGCTCCCCGCGAGCTCGTGTACGCCGCCTGGACCACCCCCGAGCGGTTCGCCCGCTGGTTCGGCCCCCGGATCTTCGTCACCCCCGCCGACCGGGTGCTCCTGGACGCCCGTCCCGGCGGCGGCTGGACGGCGACCATGATCGGCGACGGGGGTTTCGAGGTCACCCTGAGCGGCACCTACCGCGAGGTGGACGGGCCGGGCCGGCTGGTGTTCACGACCGGCGACCCCGACCATCCCGGCGACGAGCCCGCCTCCGTCGTCACCGTCACCCTCGACGAGGAGGGGGGCGGCACGACCATGCGGTTCCACCAGTTCGGCGTCAACACCGGCGCCGAGCACGCCGAGCAGGCCAAGGCCGGGTGGGTCGAGTTCTTCGACCGCCTCGCCGAGCACCTGGCCGCTCAGAGCACGGCGTCGAAGTCCTCCGCGCGGCCCCGGGCGTAGGCGGCGGCGAACGCCTTGTCGCCCAGCGCGGCCACGATCCCGGCGGTGATCCGCCGCACCTCGTCCTCGTCGGTACGGCTGATCGGGGTGCGGTGGTCCTCGCGGGCGGCGGCGGCCACGCCCAGCAGCCGGGCCCCCTCCTCGGGAGCGGACACGGCGGCCAGCGCTTCGACGGTGAACGCGGTGGTCCGCGGGTCGCCGATCTTCCTGGACATGGCGAACGCCTCCAGGAACAACTCCCGCGCCCCCTCCGCGTCACCGCGGAACTCGTACAGGAACCCCAGCTCGATCAGGGTGGACGGGAGGTGCAGGGCCGGTTCGCCGTCGCGCGGGACTCCGTCGAGCAGGTGGTTCAGGTGCTCCTCCGCCTCGTCGAGCAGTCCCGCCCGGCGGGCCGAGTAGCCGTACCCCATCCGCGCGAAGACCTGGCCCTCGCGGTAGCCCTGCCCGGTCGCCAGGCGCAGCGCCCGGCCGCACCGCTCCATCGCCGTCGCGTAGTCGGCGTCGTTCATCGCCAGCCAGCCCAGCCAGCACAGCCGCCGGACGGCGTCGGGCCACAGGCCCATCTCCTCGGCCAGCCGCAGGCCCTCGGTGAACGAGGCGACGGCCCGCTCGTTCTCGCCCCTGATCTCGGCGAGGCCGCCCAGCCACTCGGTGGCCTGCAGCTGGCCCCAGCGGTCGCCCAGCTCCCGGAAGATCGCCTCGCTCTCGCCGCCGGTCCGTTCGAGGACCTCCAGGTGGCGCAGGGCGTAGGCGTCCATGGCCTGCCTGGACAGCGCCGCCGCCACGCCCCACCGGTCGCCCGTCTCGCGGAACGTGGCCAGCGCGGCGTCGGTCAGCTCGCGGCCGGACGGAAGGTCGGTCATGCCGAGGCCGAGGAACCACTGGGCGCGGGCCCGGTCGCCGGGCTCGGCCACCTCCTCCAGGTCCTGGAGCGCGGCCTTCCAGTCGGTGTCCTGGCCGAGCAGCAGGGTGAACCCGGCGTGCCACGCCGCCGCCTTGGCCCGTTCGGCGGCGAGCGCCCCGGGGCCGGCGGCGGTCGCGGCGGCGGGCTCGGCGGGCTCGGACGTCGCGGCGGGCGCGGCGGCCAGCGCGGCACCCAGTGCACGGTGCCCCTCGGTGAGCCTGCCGCGCAGGAACCAGTACCAGGCCAGCGCGTTCACCAGGCGCAGCGCGGCGGCGGGCGGGGCGGCGTCGAGCGCGGCCCGCAGGTTCGCGGCCTCGGCGTCCAGCCGCCGCATCCACCGCGTCTGCTCGTGCCCGCGCAGGTGCGGCTCGGCGCGCACGGCGAGGTCCGTGTAGTAGGCGACGTGGGCCTGCCGTACGGTCTCGGTCTCCGCGGCGTCGTCCAGGCGGTGCAGGCAGTACGCGGCGACCGACTCCAGCAGCCGGTAGCGCATCCCGGCGGGACCGTCCACGGCGACGACCAGGGAACGGTCGACCAGCCGCGCGAGGACGTCCATGACGTCGAACTCCGGCCGAGCCCCGGCACCGTCCGCACCGGCCGCGCCGTCCGCGCCGTCCGCGCCGTCAGCACCGGCCGCGCCGGTCAGGCCGCACACGGCCTCGGCGGCGTCCAGGCCGCAGCCGTCCGCGTGCACCGCCAGGCGCCGCAGGACGACCCGTTCGGCGTCGGTGAGCAGCGTCCAACTCCAGTCGATCATCGCCAGCAGGGTCTGCTGCCGCGCCGGCGCCCCGCGCTGGAAGCCCGCCAGCAGGCGGAACCGGTCGTCCAGCCGGGCCACGATCTCCTGGACGCCCAGCGCCCGGACCCGGGTCGCGGCCAGTTCCAGGGCCAGCGGGATGCCGTCCAGCCTGCGGCACAGCTGCGCGACCGCCGCGGCGTTGCCGGTGTCGAGGGTGAACCCGCGGGCGGACGCGCTCGCGCGGGCCAGGAACAGCCGTACGGCGTCGGCCTTGGCCACGGTGAACAGCTCGGTCTCGTCCGGCACCGCCAGCGGGGGGACGCTCCACAGCACCTCCCCCGCCACGTTCAGCGGCTCCCGGCCGGTCGCCAGGACCCGCAGGCCGGGCGCCGCGCGCAGCAGCCGCTCGGCCAGCTCGGCGGCCTGGTCGATCACGTGCTCGCAGTTGTCGAGGACCAGCAGGAGCCGCCGCTCGCGCAGCGCCGCGACGAGGCGTTCCATGGTGCCCGCCGAGTCGGCGCGGATGTCGAGCGCGGTCAGGACGGCCTCGGCCAGGGACGGCGTGTGCCGGTCGTAGGGGGCCAGCTCGACGACCCACGTCCCGTCGGGCCAGGCGTCCCGGACGGTCCGCGCGACCTCCAGCGCGAGGCTGGTCTTGCCCACCCCGCCCGTCCCGGTGAGCGTGACCAGCCGGGCCTCCTCCAGCAGGCCGCCGATCTCCGCGACCGCCTCGTCCCGGCCGATGAGGGGGCTGAGCGCGGCGGGCACGTTGGTGGGGGGACGCTCGTCCGGGCCGCTGAGGTCCGGGTCCTGGCGGAGGATCCGCCCGTACAGCTCGGCCAGTTCGGGTGAGGGGTCGAGGCCCAGCTCACCGGCCAGCCGCTCGCGCAGATCGCCGTAGGTGGCGAGCGCCTCGCTCTGCAGCCCCCTGCGGTAGAGGGCCTTCATGTGAACGGCGCGGAGCCGTTCGCGCAGCGGGTGCTCCGCGACCAGTTCGGCCACGTCGACCGGCTCCCCCTTGGCGAGCCGGGCCTCGGCGTGGCTCTCCAGGGCCGACATCCGCGCCTCCTCCAGCCGCGCGATGACCGGCTGGAGGAACTCGGCGTCGGCGAAGTCGGCGAACGGGGCGCCGCGCCACAGTTCCAGCGCCTCGGCGTACCGGCCCTCCCCGGCCAGCCGCGCGAACCGGGCCGCGTCGACCGCGTCCGGGCCGGCCTCCAGCGCGTAGCCGGGCGCGCGCGACACGACCAGGTCCTTCCCGCCCGGCTCGGCGTCCTGGAGGGCGCGGCGGAGCTGGGACACCCGCACCTGGAGGGCGGCGACGGGGTTGCCGGGCGGCTCGTCGCCCCACAGGTCCTCGACCAGGCGGTCGGCGGACACCACCCGTCCCTCGTGGGCCAGGAGGTCGGCCAGCAGCGCGCGCACCTTCAGCCCGGGAACGGTGACGGCCTCGCCCGCGTCCGTCCAGGTCGTGACCGGTCCGAGAACTCCGAAGCGCATACGGGCGACCTTAAGGGCATGGAAAGGATGCCTGAAGGGGCTTTCGGCACCTTACGTGCATGAACACTGATACTTCAGCACCCCCCGCACGCGCCGGACGGCGCGAATGGGTGGGGCTCGGCGTCCTCGCCTCCATCGCCCTGCTGCTGTCGGTGGACGTCAGCGTCCTCTACCTGGCGCTGCCGCACCTGAGCTCCGGCCTCGGCGCGGACGCCACCGAACAGCTGTGGATCATGGACATCTACTCGTTCATGCTCGCCGGCTTCCTGGTCACCATGGGGACGCTCGGCGACCGCATCGGCCGCCGCAGGCTGCTGCTGATCGGCGCCGCCGCCTTCGGCGCCCTGTCGATCGTCGCCGCGTACTCGACCAGCCCGGAGATGCTGATCGTCGGCCGCGCCCTGCTCGGCATCGCCGGTGCCACGCTGATGCCGTCGTCCATGGCGCTGATCCGCAACATGTTCCACGACCCGGGGCAGATGAACGCCGCGATCGGCCTCTGGTTCGGCTGCTTCATGATCGGCATGGCCTCCGGTCCCCTGGTCGGCGGCCTGCTGCTGGAGAACTTCTGGTGGGGGTCGGCGTTCCTGCTCGGCGTCCCGTTCATGCTGGTCGTGCTGTTCTTCGGCCGGACGCTGCTGCCCGAGTACAAGGACCCGGACGCCGGGAGGCTCGACCTGGCCAGCGTCGCCCTGTCCATGGGGGCCATCCTGCCGACCATCTACGGCCTGAAGGAGATCGCCCGCACCGGCCTCCACCCCGTCCCGGTCCTCGCCATCGCCGCCGGGATCGCCCTGGGCGTGGTCTTCGTCCGCCGCCAGCGGCGCCTGGCCGACCCGATGGTGGACCTGCGGCTGTTCGGCGACCGCGTGTTCTCGGCGACGCTGGCCATCCTGCTGCTCGGCGGGATCGTGATGGCCGGGACGACCCTGATGTCCACCCTGTACCTGCAGGCCGTCGAGGGCCTGTCGCCGTTGAAGGCCGGCCTGTGGCTGGTGCCGCAGAACATCGCCATGATCATCGCGCTGGGGGCCGGGCCCGCCCTGGCCAAGCGGATCCGCCCCGCGTACGTGATGGCGGCGGGCCTGGCGATCGCCGCGGCCGGGCTGGCCGTGCACACCCAGGTGCCCGCCGACGGCGGCACGCCCCTCCTGGTGACCGGGCTGGTCATCACCTCCGCCGGGATCGCGCTGCCGATGGCCCTGGGGAACGGCATCATCATGGCGGCGGCGCCGCCGGAGAAGGCCGGTTCGGCCGCGTCCCTGACCGAGACCAGCGGCGAGTTCGGCGTCGCGGTGGGCGTCGCGCTCCTGGGCAGCCTCGGCACCGCCGTCTACCGCGGGATGCTCCCCGAGTCGCCGGAGGCGGTCCGGGAGAGCGTCACCGCCGGGATCGCCGGCGCCCGCCACCTCCCCGAGCTGCTGGACTCCGTCCGCACGGCCTTCGCCGGCGGCCTGCACGCCGTCGCCGGGGTCGGCGGGCTGATCTTCCTCGCCCTGGCCGCGATCACCCTGGTGACCCTGCGCCACCGCGCCCCCATCACCGGCTGACCGGAGGGAGCGTCCACCGGAGGGAACGCGCACCGGTGGGAGCGCGCACCGGCGCGAGCGCGCGTGTTGACTTGCGGCGAGTTGTCGCCTCGGAGCCGTCCGGGGCGACAACTCGCCGCACGTCAACGCAGGTACGGGCTAGCGGATGTAGGCGATGCCGTCGATGCCCACGGTCGGGCGGCCCGAGGTGCCCGCGACGACGATCTTGATGGTGTGCTTGCCGCTCGTGCTCCACGTCCGCGTCCAGATGAGCTGGCGGTACGCCGTGGTGGAGGCCCGGGTGTCGAGGGTGCCCAGCTTGACTCCGTCGACGTAGACGTGGACGGCGCCGAGGTTGCTGGCCCGCTTGACGATGAGCCCGGCGGTACGGCCGGTGAACGTCCAGCTCGCGCCGGCGCCCTTGGCGCTGCTGTAGAGGCCGCGTCCGCCCAGGTACGAGCTGGTCGTGGTGGTCTTCCAGGTCCCGGTGCGGACGGCGCTGGTCTCGTGGATCAGCGCGGACGTACGGGAGGCCGTGGAGGCGGCGGTGTTCCCGGCGGCGTCGGTGGCGAGCAGCGACCAGTTCTGCGCGGTGCCCGGCGTGGACGTCGCCGCCCAGCTCGTCGTGGCGGTGGTGAAGGTCTTGGCCGCCGGCGAGGTCGCCTTCAGCCCGGTGAGCAGGGTGTTGTCGGCGACCTTCCAGGAGAGCGTGACGGGCACCGCGGTCAGGTTGACGGTGGTCCGGCGCAGGTAGAGCGTCGACGGCGTGCCGAAGACCGGCGCGGACGCGTCCGCGGTGACCGGGTACTCGGTGGACTCGGCGGTGGTCCCGTCGGTGCCCTTCGCGCGCAGGCGGACGGTGTGGGCGCCGGGCGCGAGCGTGACGGCGGCGGACGTCGCGGACGGGTCGGGGCGGGCGGCGACGGCGCCGTCCACCAGGACCTCGTACGACGCCACGGTCGCGGGCTCCCAGCCCAGCGTGACCGCGCTCTTGGTGTAGTACCGCGTTCCCACCTTGTTCGCCCCGGTCAGGGTGGTGGCGAGGGTGGCGGGCGCCGTCCCGTACTCCTTGGCCGCGGTACGGACGGCGCCGAGCTTGCCGTAAAGCTGGTCGCCGGGGCAGGCCGTGGCGAAGCCGTCGCGGTGGCCGCTGATGGTCTTGAAGGAGACCTGCGTCCCGTACGGGTACTTGCCGCCGGTGCCGTTGGGGGCGAGCGAGGTCAGCGTGGTGGTGCCGGTGGGGTCGACGCCGGTGAGCCCGAGCTTCCACGCGGCGACCTTCGCGGTGCCGTCCAGCGCGGCCTGGGCGGGCGCGACGCCGGGGGTGGTGGGGTCGTTCGAGGCCGTGTACGTCCCGAGCACGGCGATGCCGGTCGTGTCCGTGTTGAAGCCGTAGGTGTGGGCGCCGTGGACGG
This region includes:
- a CDS encoding peptidoglycan recognition protein; amino-acid sequence: MLGRTLIGVCAVAAITAGTVTYLVADDSTATLSSTRPDPGKVRAHALRDLPGDVAARGAGQQVRGLPAAPSEPFSLLGVTWDRPRTELEGTVRIRTRDAASGAWSRWRALETHTADAPDNTGPRGRGGTTALWVGPSDGVEVRVAGKALPAGLRVDLIDPGTGRSAPAPRTTGTTGTTGAAGTAGAMDVRLAAATTAQTARTAQTVQTAAAPRPAMVARSQWGADESLVTEPPTYDTAVKAAFVHHTNTGNDYTCDQSAAVVRSVFLYHVKSQGWADIGYNFLVDKCGTVFEGRAGGADRPVHGAHTYGFNTDTTGIAVLGTYTASNDPTTPGVAPAQAALDGTAKVAAWKLGLTGVDPTGTTTLTSLAPNGTGGKYPYGTQVSFKTISGHRDGFATACPGDQLYGKLGAVRTAAKEYGTAPATLATTLTGANKVGTRYYTKSAVTLGWEPATVASYEVLVDGAVAARPDPSATSAAVTLAPGAHTVRLRAKGTDGTTAESTEYPVTADASAPVFGTPSTLYLRRTTVNLTAVPVTLSWKVADNTLLTGLKATSPAAKTFTTATTSWAATSTPGTAQNWSLLATDAAGNTAASTASRTSALIHETSAVRTGTWKTTTTSSYLGGRGLYSSAKGAGASWTFTGRTAGLIVKRASNLGAVHVYVDGVKLGTLDTRASTTAYRQLIWTRTWSTSGKHTIKIVVAGTSGRPTVGIDGIAYIR
- a CDS encoding BTAD domain-containing putative transcriptional regulator; this encodes MRFGVLGPVTTWTDAGEAVTVPGLKVRALLADLLAHEGRVVSADRLVEDLWGDEPPGNPVAALQVRVSQLRRALQDAEPGGKDLVVSRAPGYALEAGPDAVDAARFARLAGEGRYAEALELWRGAPFADFADAEFLQPVIARLEEARMSALESHAEARLAKGEPVDVAELVAEHPLRERLRAVHMKALYRRGLQSEALATYGDLRERLAGELGLDPSPELAELYGRILRQDPDLSGPDERPPTNVPAALSPLIGRDEAVAEIGGLLEEARLVTLTGTGGVGKTSLALEVARTVRDAWPDGTWVVELAPYDRHTPSLAEAVLTALDIRADSAGTMERLVAALRERRLLLVLDNCEHVIDQAAELAERLLRAAPGLRVLATGREPLNVAGEVLWSVPPLAVPDETELFTVAKADAVRLFLARASASARGFTLDTGNAAAVAQLCRRLDGIPLALELAATRVRALGVQEIVARLDDRFRLLAGFQRGAPARQQTLLAMIDWSWTLLTDAERVVLRRLAVHADGCGLDAAEAVCGLTGAAGADGADGADGAAGADGAGARPEFDVMDVLARLVDRSLVVAVDGPAGMRYRLLESVAAYCLHRLDDAAETETVRQAHVAYYTDLAVRAEPHLRGHEQTRWMRRLDAEAANLRAALDAAPPAAALRLVNALAWYWFLRGRLTEGHRALGAALAAAPAATSEPAEPAAATAAGPGALAAERAKAAAWHAGFTLLLGQDTDWKAALQDLEEVAEPGDRARAQWFLGLGMTDLPSGRELTDAALATFRETGDRWGVAAALSRQAMDAYALRHLEVLERTGGESEAIFRELGDRWGQLQATEWLGGLAEIRGENERAVASFTEGLRLAEEMGLWPDAVRRLCWLGWLAMNDADYATAMERCGRALRLATGQGYREGQVFARMGYGYSARRAGLLDEAEEHLNHLLDGVPRDGEPALHLPSTLIELGFLYEFRGDAEGARELFLEAFAMSRKIGDPRTTAFTVEALAAVSAPEEGARLLGVAAAAREDHRTPISRTDEDEVRRITAGIVAALGDKAFAAAYARGRAEDFDAVL
- a CDS encoding sensor histidine kinase, translated to MNSDDECGPEHARRRRAVADAAAIAGVGLLAAVTVWGRYATGRGPLWLDLAGGIVGLALLPALRRWPVAGALGLAVLAALSPAATPLATLGALWVAERRGFRTVLAVVAAGIAAHAVQGLARPPGGISFGWWLLLITAGYGAVAGWGAVARAQRALVASLRERARRAEAEQGRRIAEARMLERTRMAREMHDVLAHRLSLLATYAGALEYRPDAPPERLARAAGVVRAGAHQALDELREVINILRDEDGYGEGGRPQPVLADVPRLIDETRDAGGRVEVRDAVVEPAALPAAAGRTAYRVVQEALTNARKHAAGRPVRVTLEGRPGERLVIDVRNPLREGAPEPAAPGSGTGLVGLTERVHLAGGRLDHETAAGEFRLRAWLPWPA
- a CDS encoding MFS transporter, with amino-acid sequence MNTDTSAPPARAGRREWVGLGVLASIALLLSVDVSVLYLALPHLSSGLGADATEQLWIMDIYSFMLAGFLVTMGTLGDRIGRRRLLLIGAAAFGALSIVAAYSTSPEMLIVGRALLGIAGATLMPSSMALIRNMFHDPGQMNAAIGLWFGCFMIGMASGPLVGGLLLENFWWGSAFLLGVPFMLVVLFFGRTLLPEYKDPDAGRLDLASVALSMGAILPTIYGLKEIARTGLHPVPVLAIAAGIALGVVFVRRQRRLADPMVDLRLFGDRVFSATLAILLLGGIVMAGTTLMSTLYLQAVEGLSPLKAGLWLVPQNIAMIIALGAGPALAKRIRPAYVMAAGLAIAAAGLAVHTQVPADGGTPLLVTGLVITSAGIALPMALGNGIIMAAAPPEKAGSAASLTETSGEFGVAVGVALLGSLGTAVYRGMLPESPEAVRESVTAGIAGARHLPELLDSVRTAFAGGLHAVAGVGGLIFLALAAITLVTLRHRAPITG
- a CDS encoding DUF6069 family protein, yielding MNETTTPSLTGRGRAARRALTVAGAAAAALALWALAGPAAGIDLTVGSGGTARTVGAGAVITSALVAGLAAWALLASMERFLRAPARVWTTIAAVVLVLSLAGPFTAGAGTAGTLVLGGLHLLVGAVLIPGLALTARGA
- a CDS encoding response regulator — its product is MAGVNRPLRVLLVDDDALVRAGLAMMLDGIHGITVVGEAADGDEVPAAADAHAPDVVLMDLRMPRVDGITATRRLRARRNPPEVIVLTTFDADEDILRALRAGAAGFLLKDTPPPKIVEAVRQVAAGDPILSPRVTRRLMDRAAGQADAYQRARDALAVLSPREHDVAVAVARGRSNAEIAAELFMGVATVKAHVSSVLGKLGLDNRTQIALLVHDADLV
- a CDS encoding SRPBCC family protein — protein: MQTAEFEIIRGFDAPRELVYAAWTTPERFARWFGPRIFVTPADRVLLDARPGGGWTATMIGDGGFEVTLSGTYREVDGPGRLVFTTGDPDHPGDEPASVVTVTLDEEGGGTTMRFHQFGVNTGAEHAEQAKAGWVEFFDRLAEHLAAQSTASKSSARPRA